The following coding sequences lie in one Aspergillus puulaauensis MK2 DNA, chromosome 3, nearly complete sequence genomic window:
- the cspA gene encoding putative cell surface protein (InterPro:IPR008160;~PFAM:PF01391;~SECRETED:SignalP(1-17)) codes for MVKKVTGLLALSGPALAGLAHQKQPTVTKTTTFTTTECPVTSSVVTSGTKTLTVPITLTNTITVTTTWCEDETQPPTGHPTAPTGGKPTLPTVTGGPVPTGKPIPTGKPIPTGQPIPTGKPIPTGQPIPTGSPRPPVSNGTVTPPFQNSTAPPVIPPTQPPVAPVPIPSQPGQPGTPGVPGQPGTPGVPGQPGTPGVPGQPGTPGVPGQPGTPGVPGQPGTPGVPGHPGTSGVPSVPGQSGVPSVPGQPGVPSVPGQSGVPSVPGQPGVPSVPGQSGVPSVPGQPGVPSVPGQSGVPSVPGQSGIPGQPGQPGTPGVPGQPGTPGVPAKPSTPAAPSAPGQTGAPAPSGVSPQQPEAPTGVSPEQPEHPTGVSPENPEFTGAAASVRPAAGFLAALMGVMALL; via the exons ATGGTTAAGAAGGTTACCGGTCTTCTGGCTCTGTCAGGCCCGGCGTTGGCCGGTCTCGCCCACCAAAAGCAGCCCACG GTGACTAAGACCACCACATTCACGACTACCGAGTGCCCCGTTACTTCTTCTGTGGTGACTTCTGGAACGAAGACTCTGACAGTCCCAATCACTTTGACCAACACGATTACTGTCACCACCACTTGGTGCGAGGATGAGACTCAGCCGCCTACTGGCCACCCAACTGCGCCGACTGGCGGAAAGCCTACTCTTCCTACTGTGACTGGCGGTCCTGTTCCCACTGGCAAGCCTATCCCAACTGGCAAGCCTATCCCAACTGGCCAGCCTATCCCAACTGGCAAGCCCATCCCCACTGGCCAGCCTATCCCGACTGGTAGCCCTCGCCCGCCTGTCAGCAACGGCACTGTTACTCCTCCTTTCCAGAACAGCACTGCGCCTCCAGTCATCCCACCTACCCAGCCGCCTGTTGCCCCTGTCCCTATCCCGAGTCAACCTGGCCAGCCTGGCACCCCGGGTGTCCCCGGCCAACCTGGTACccctggtgttcctggcCAGCCCGGCACTCCTGGTGTCCCCGGCCAGCCCGGTACTCCTGGTGTCCCCGGCCAACCTGGCACTCCCGGTGTCCCCGGCCAGCCCGGTACTCCCGGCGTTCCTGGCCACCCTGGCACTTCCG GTGTTCCTAGCGTTCCCGGACAGTCTGGTGTTCCTagcgttcccggacagccTGGTGTTCCcagcgttcccggacagTCTGGTGTTCCTagcgttcccggacagccTGGTGTTCCcagcgttcccggacagTCTGGTGTTCCTagcgttcccggacagccTGGTGTTCCcagcgttcccggacagTCTGGTGTTCCTAGCGTTCCTGGACAGAGTGGTATTCCTGGTCAGCCTGGTCAGCCCGGTACTCCTGGCGTTCCCGGCCAGCCTGGTACCCCCGGTGTCCCTGCTAAGCCCAGTACTCCTGCCGCTCCTAGCGCTCCTGGACAGACTGGTGCCCCTGCTCCTTCCGGCgtctctccccagcagcctgaGGCCCCCACTGGTGTCTCCCCCGAACAGCCTGAACACCCCACTGGCGTCTCCCCAGAGAATCCAGAGTTCACTGGTGCCGCCGCCAGCGTCCGCCCCGCGGCTGGATTCCTCGCTGCTCTCATGGGAGTTATGGCCCTCCTCTAG